One window of the Vigna radiata var. radiata cultivar VC1973A chromosome 1, Vradiata_ver6, whole genome shotgun sequence genome contains the following:
- the LOC106773638 gene encoding leucine-rich repeat receptor-like tyrosine-protein kinase PXC3 has product MGRYYHLSSSFLSVLYFLFSFSPMVFSLLSQTQTQTMNSLSKNLTGRIPWTGSDPCAWKGVSCDRANSSVVGISLSGFSLNSSDFLPLVCKIETLELLDVSNNYLSSIHDGFITECGKIKGLKLLNFSNNNLGILPTFHGFDALESLDMSFNAMRGNIVLEIDELVSLKILNLTFNGFSGSLPTKLGKSMVLEHLLLSNNSFEGKIPDELFSYENLTWIDLKNNILSHSIPTNIGKLSKLETLILSTNNLTGEIPTSLANITKLSRFAANQNSFTGSIPSGITKYLTSLDLSYNALSGAIPEDFLSPQQLQVVDLTNNMLNGSLPTKVSPNLFRLRFGSNQLSGNIPSDAFVEVQNLTYLELDNNIFTGSIPPKLGSCRNLTLLNLAQNRLSGILPQEIANLTNLHVLQLQLNNLSGSIPTQIGQLHELLTLNLSRNSLTGTIPSEITSLSRLNFLYLQGNYLSGSIPASIGKFNHLLELQLGENHLSGVIPSMPLSLQVTLNLSSNHFNGSIPSSFGILSSLEILDLSNNNFSGTIPHDLTNMPALTRLILSNNPLSGEIPKFNHYVNVEHNGTNLKDNTAEDNTTTKTAGSKNVISVGVAILIAIVAAIFLVGFVTLLVLSVSRHYYRVNDEHSQSTEVRQHPQVMQSSLLTPNGIHRSNIDFSKAMEAVAETSNVTLKTRFSTYYKAVMPSGSIYYVKKLNWFDKVFQVGSHDKFVKELEVLAKLNNSNVMTPLAYVLSTDTAYILYEFISNGSLFDVLHGSMDLTLDWASRYSIAVGVAQGLSFLHGFASSPILLLDLSSKSIMLKSLKEPLVGDIEHYKVIDPSKSTGNFSAVAGSVGYIPPEYAYTMTVTMAGNVYSFGVILLELLTGKPAVTEGTELVKWVMRNSTNQDYILDFNVSRTSQAVRNQMLAILEIARVCVGTSPESRPKMKSVLRMLLNAR; this is encoded by the exons ATGGGCAGGTATTACcacctttcttcatctttcCTTAGTGTTCTTTacttcctcttttctttctctcccaTGGTCTTCTCTCTGCTATCACAAACCCAAACACAAACTATGAACAGTCTCTCAAAGAATCTTACTGGTAGGATTCCATGGACTGGCTCTGACCCATGTGCATGGAAGGGAGTGAGTTGTGACCGTGCCAACTCCTCTGTAGTAGGGATTTCTTTATCTGGCTTTTCACTCAATTCTTCTGACTTTCTGCCCCTTGTTTGCAAAATTGAAACTTTAGAGCTTCTTGATGTCTCCAATAACTATCTGAGCTCAATCCATGATGGTTTCATCACTGAGTGTGGAAAGATAAAGGGTTTGAAGCTGTTGAATTTTAGTAATAACAATTTAGGTATTTTACCTACTTTTCATGGCTTTGATGCATTGGAATCCCTGGATATGTCTTTCAATGCAATGAGAGGGAATATTGTTTTAGAGATAGATGAGTTGGTTAGcctcaaaattttgaatcttACTTTCAATGGATTCTCTGGGTCTCTTCCTACCAAATTGGGAAAGTCCATGGTTTTGGAGCACCTTCTGCTTTCTAACAATAGTTTTGAAGGCAAAATCCCTGATGAATTATTCAGTTATGAAAACTTGACTTGGATTGATCTTAAGAACAATATACTTTCACACTCTATTCCTACCAATATTGGGAAGCTTTCTAAATTAGAAACTTTGATCCTTTCCACTAATAACCTCACTGGTGAAATTCCAACTTCACTGGCGAACATCACCAAACTTTCAAGATTTGCAGCAAATCAGAACAGCTTCACAGGTTCTATACCTTCTGGGATTACAAAATATCTCACGAGTTTGGATCTTAGTTATAATGCTCTGTCTGGCGCCATTCCAGAAGACTTTTTATCTCCACAACAGTTGCAGGTTGTAGATTTGACCAATAATATGTTAAATGGGTCTTTACCTACGAAAGTTTCTCCAAATTTGTTCAGGTTGAGGTTTGGGAGCAATCAGCTGAGTGGAAACATTCCCTCAGATGCTTTTGTAGAAGTTCAGAATTTGACATACTTGGAGCTGGATAACAATATCTTCACGGGATCAATACCACCTAAGTTGGGTTCTTGCAGGAATTTGACATTGTTGAATTTAGCTCAGAATCGGTTGAGTGGTATATTGCCACAAGAGATTGCCAATCTTACCAATCTCCATGTCTTGCAGCTCCAATTGAACAATCTTAGTGGTTCAATCCCAACTCAAATCGGCCAACTTCATGAGTTGTTAACCCTGAATTTGAGCCGGAATTCTCTGACTGGAACAATTCCATCTGAGATTACAAGTTTAAGTCGTCTTAATTTCCTGTACTTGCAAGGGAACTATCTTAGTGGTTCCATACCGGCATCTATTGGCAAGTTTAATCATCTTTTAGAACTCCAACTTGGGGAAAACCACTTGAGCGGTGTGATTCCAAGTATGCCATTGAGTCTGCAGGTTACATTGAATCTTAGTAGCAACCACTTTAACGGTTCTATTCCTAGCAGTTTTGGGATTTTGAGTAGCCTAGAAATCTTGGATCTCTCAAATAACAACTTTTCTGGTACAATTCCTCATGATCTTACTAACATGCCGGCTTTGACACGGTTGATACTTTCTAACAATCCTCTGTCTGGAGAAATCCCAAAATTCAATCACTATGTTAATGTTGAACATAATGGAACTAACCTAAAAGATAATACTGCAGAGGACAACACCACTACCAAGACAGCAGGGTCCAAGAATGTAATAAGCGTTGGAGTGGCCATTCTCATTGCAATTGTAGCAGCTATTTTTCTTGTTGGCTTTGTCACTCTGTTGGTTTTGTCAGTGTCACGCCACTATTACAGGGTCAATGATGAGCATTCACAGTCAACAGAAGTTCGTCAGCATCCTCAGGTCATGCAAAGTAGTCTGTTAACTCCTAATGGAATACATAGATCAAACATTGACTTCTCCAAAGCCATGGAAGCTGTTGCCGAAACATCAAATGTTACTCTTAAAACAAGGTTTTCAACTTATTATAAGGCTGTTATGCCGTCTGGTTCAATCTATTATGTCAAGAAACTGAACTGGTTTGACAAGGTATTCCAAGTAGGAAGTCATGATAAGTTTGTTAAAGAGCTAGAAGTATTGGCCAAATTGAACAATTCGAATGTCATGACTCCTTTGGCCTATGTTCTGTCCACTGACACTGCTTATATACTATACGAGTTTATCTCAAATGGCTCCCTCTTTGATGTTCTTCATGGAAGCATGGATTTGACATTAGATTGGGCTAGCAGATACAGTATAGCTGTTGGAGTGGCTCAAggactttcttttcttcatggaTTCGCCTCTAGTCCAATACTACTCCTTGACCTGTCAAGTAAAAGTATTATGCTGAAGTCCCTCAAGGAGCCTCTAGTTGGGGATATTGAACACTACAAGGTGATTGATCCCTCAAAAAGTACAGGGAACTTTTCTGCAGTTGCTGGTTCAGTTGGTTATATTCCTCCAG AGTATGCATACACAATGACAGTAACAATGGCTGGGAATGTCTACAGCTTTGGTGTGATTCTGCTTGAACTCCTGACAGGAAAGCCTGCAGTGACTGAGGGAACGGAATTGGTGAAGTGGGTTATGCGTAACTCCACAAACCAAGATTACATT